The proteins below come from a single Mycosarcoma maydis chromosome 19, whole genome shotgun sequence genomic window:
- a CDS encoding uncharacterized protein (related to methylcrotonyl-coa carboxylase alpha chain, mitochondrial precursor), with translation MTMSKLLPPSPPTVQGTPLFIAPNGPKPIRRVMVANRGEIALRIVRTCQQMNVETVVVYTEVDASAEFVAHATTAINVGPMTTDDNPYLNIKKLIEVALSHQCDAIHPGYGYLSENADFADAVAATGRITFLGPRGDVMRSIGEKSRSKQLLQEKLGDDAHLVPGYHGTAEINLEMAGKIGYPLMIKASSGGGGRGMRIVREPNQLASEIARARSEAQRNFGSSELLFERYIEGGKHIEVQIFGDNHGNVYALGERDCSVQRRHQKIIEESPAVDCEADPELRKRIHKSAVTIGSLLSYQGAGTVEYIFDPKTKEFFFLEVNTRLQVEHPVTEMCSGLDLVSLGVYVGADGDLSKLAPVAKLVPFGHSIECRVCAEEPGADFTPRTGVVRMLEVLCLGQSGVRFDTSIRVGTSVSIFFDAMLGKLIVHAATRREAIEKMLQVLQTTVLIGLPTNTTFMSSCLRHPSFVDGTYTTSLIPNNLDWLLGLPEQLAPSALSTGPKETSLPLAAIVPAFQLFKELRSKLYPSRSGLPSSFGLVNGCDRSVSKTENFVVSLPDGGKQWDVMVEYDGANGEYELKIWHNQSTDAVQAAEKRIKEKYSAKAQPKALAAQLKASRASTKFYSSLPTRNGLEGRTNGEWQLGVQPGEMHHVRSTLLTSSQVQLSSLPATTKSHLATGRARWATATLSLEIDGITSTHVLATDHSFQDHETSAQTAWVWSSRLCGPIKVVRHGMRTYALANQSSDDSTASKSAYVTPMPAKILKILVEDKADVEAGQALLICESMKIETTIRAQVAGKLHLHVQNGDTVPEGKLLCQVGLEQQQQ, from the exons ATGACTATGTCCAAGCTGCTACCTCCCAGCCCGCCCACGGTGCAGGGCACCCCGCTGTTCATCGCACCCAATGGACCCAAGCCCATCCGTCGCGTCATGGTCGCCAATCGCGGTGAGATTGCGCTGCGAATCGTGCGCACCTGCCAGCAGATGAACGTCGAGACGGTTGTGGTATACACTGAGGTCGACGCCTCGGCCGAGTTTGTAGCCCACGCTACAACTGCGATCAATGTGGGACCCATGACCACCGACGATAACCCATACCTCAACATCAAGAAGCTGATCGAAGTGGCACTGTCACACCAATGTGATGCCATTCACCCCGGTTATGGCTACCTCTCCGAGAACGCCGACTTTGCTGACGCTGTGGCCGCCACAGGACGGATCACTTTTCTGGGCCCGCGCGGAGATGTGATGCGCTCGATTGGTGAAAAGAGCCGttcgaagcagctgctccagGAAAAGCTGGGCGATGATGCGCATCTTGTTCCTGGCTACCACGGTACCGCCGAGATTAATCTCGAGATGGCAGGCAAGATCGGATATCCGCTCATGATCAAAGCATCGTCTGGTGGCGGCGGGAGAGGCATGCGTATCGTGCGCGAGCCAAATCAGCTGGCTTCTGAGATCGCAAGAGCACGCTCCGAAGCCCAGCGTAACTTTGGCTCGTCCGAACTGCTGTTCGAACGCTACATCGAGGGCGGCAAACACATCGAGGTGCAGATCTTTGGTGACAATCACGGCAATGTCTAcgcgctcggcgagcgtgaCTGTTCCGTCCAGCGTCGTCACCAGAAGATCATCGAAGAGTCGCCTGCGGTCGACTGCGAGGCAGATCCGGAGCTTCGCAAGCGCATCCATAAGTCGGCCGTCACCATCGGATCGCTGCTGTCTTATCAAGGCGCAGGCACGGTCGAGTACATTTTCGACCCCAAGACAAAAGAATTCTTTTTCCTTGAGGTCAACACGCGCTTGCAGGTCGAACATCCCGTGACGGAGATGTGTAGCGGACTGGATCTAGTCAGCCTCGGTGTATACGTCGGTGCTGATGGCGATCTTTCCAAGTTGGCGCCCGTGGCCAAGCTAGTGCCTTTTGGACACTCAATCGAGTGTCGTGTTTGCGCAGAGGAGCCTGGTGCT GACTTTACGCCACGCACGGGCGTGGTAAGGATGCTCGAGGTGCTTTGCCTTGGCCAGTCCGGAGTGCGCTTCGACACGAGCATTCGCGTCGGCACGTCAGTCTCGATCTTCTTTGATGCAATGCTGGGCAAGCTAATTGTGCACGCGGCTACACGACGCGAGGCGATAGAGAAGATGCTGCAGGTGTTGCAGACGACAGTACTGATCGGACTGCCAACCAACACGACTTTTATGAGCTCCTGTCTGCGTCATCCGAGCTTTGTCGACGGTACTTACACCACTTCGCTCATTCCCAACAACCTCGATTGGCTGCTGGGTCTTCCCGAACAGCTTGCTCCCTCGGCGCTTTCGACGGGGCCAAAAGAGACATCCCTGCCTTTAGCAGCAATTGTTCCGGCGTTCCAGCTATTCAAGGAGCTGCGTAGCAAACTGTATCCATCGCGCAGCGGTCTGCCATCGAGCTTTGGGCTGGTCAACGGGTGCGATCGAAGCGTGTCCAAGACGGAGAACTTTGTTGTCTCTCTGCCCGATGGCGGCAAGCAGTGGGACGTGATGGTGGAGTACGACGGCGCGAATGGCGAGTACGAGCTAAAGATCTGGCATAACCAGTCCACTGACGCAGTACAGGCGGCCGAGAAGCGCATCAAGGAAAAGTACAGCGCTAAGGCGCAGCCGAAGGCGCTGGCGGCGCAGCTTAAGGCGAGTCGCGCATCGACCAAGTTCTACAGCTCGCTACCCACGCGCAACGGGCTGGAAGGACGCACCAACGGTGAGTGGCAGTTGGGCGTTCAGCCGGGTGAGATGCATCACGTGCGCTCCACGCTGCTGACTTCGTCGCAAGTGCAGCTATCGTCTCTGCCCGCCACAACGAAATCTCATCTGGCCACGGGACGGGCGCGCTGGGCAACTGcgacgctctcgctcgagaTTGATGGCATCACCTCAACCCATGTTCTGGCGACGGACCACTCCTTCCAGGACCACGAGACCAGCGCACAAACCGCCTGGGTCTGGTCGTCCAGGCTCTGTGGACCGATCAAAGTAGTACGACACGGCATGCGCACCTACGCTCTTGCCAACCAGTCGTCGGATGACTCGACCGCAAGCAAGTCAGCCTACGTAACCCCGATGCCAGCCAAAATCCTCAAAATCCTGGTCGAAGATAAGGCCGACGTTGAAGCTGGACA AGCTTTGCTGATCTGTGAGTCGATGAAAATCGAAACGACGATTCGAGCTCAGGTTGCAGGGaagctgcacctgcacgTCCAGAATGGCGACACGGTACCCGAGGGCAAGCTTCTCTGCCAGGTAGGATTggaacaacagcaacagtaA
- a CDS encoding putative nadp-dependent mannitol dehydrogenase has protein sequence MSMTIQDCSAFREPRPVPDTPTNVLEQLSMKGKVVVVTGASEGLGYAAIEAVAEAGADVALWYNSNDSAIEKAQVLAKTHAIRAKAYQCEVSLVDKVRATIDKVIADFGRIDVFVANAGMAISKPILEQTVEEYKRQMEVNVDGVFYCAKYVGEVFKRQGKGNLIITSSMSAHIVNVPVDQPVYNSTKAAVTHMGKSLAREWREFARVNIVSPGFFDTKLGASPRVVNEAYRMSALGRQGHVKEIKGLFLYLASDASSYQTGSDTIIDGGYTLP, from the coding sequence ATGTCTATGACAATCCAAGACTGCTCGGCTTTTCGAGAGCCAAGACCCGTGCCTGACACGCCAACGAAtgtgcttgagcagcttaGCATGAAGGGCAAAGTGGTTGTCGTCACAGGTGCGAGCGAAGGTCTTGGATatgctgccatcgaggcCGTTGCTGAAGCTGGCGCAGACGTGGCACTCTGGTATAATTCGAACGACAGTGCCATCGAGAAAGCGCAAGTGCTCGCAAAGACTCACGCGATTCGGGCCAAGGCGTACCAGTGCGAAGTCTCACTGGTTGACAAGGTCCGCGCAACCATTGACAAGGTCATTGCCGATTTCGGTCGCATCGATGTCTTCGTCGCTAACGCTGGTATGGCCATTTCCAAACCCATCCTCGAACAGACCGTGGAAGAATACAAGCGTCAGATGGAAGtcaacgtcgacggcgtCTTTTACTGCGCCAAGTACGTAGGCGAGGTCTTCAAGCGTCAGGGCAAGGGAAACCTCATCATCACTtcgagcatgtcggcgCACATTGTCAACGTACCCGTCGATCAACCCGTCTACAACTCTACCAAGGCCGCCGTCACCCACATGGGCAAGTCGCTTGCGAGGGAATGGAGAGAATTCGCACGAGTCAACATTGTCAGCCCCGGTTTTTTCGATACTAAGCTAGGAGCCAGTCCTCGTGTCGTCAACGAGGCATACCGTATGTCTGCACTCGGAAGACAAGGCCACGTCAAAGAGATCAAAGGTCTCTTCCTCTACTTGGCCAGCGATGCTTCTTCGTACCAGACTGGCAGTGACACTATCATCGATGGCGGGTACACCCTTCCTTGA
- a CDS encoding uncharacterized protein (related to ATP-binding multidrug cassette transport protein), protein MASTSHQPPIVSPPDMQDVESTNNMGAAPLACVSSRGTWGEPERGEHVNVDQAMQDFQLVRQSSRGSVSSANAAASSSGLRGASAIGRALSGGDHKKQPKINENELDLENVPSEETYENDFDLGKWLLTRSAQAKDEGIHDGKPVGMLWKDISIIAPGSGGGGIFVKTLPVAIANTAWRDPIGILATLIPPLSKLSIARNMTTTTLLYSSNGILKPGEMLLVLGRPGSGCSTMLRAITSKNHTNVSALGKILYGGLSPDQINRKYRGEVVFVDEEDTHFPTLTVGQTLQFALKNKVPHRSRRLKGESRQQFIETCIEVMLKMFGMTHVRDTIVGDQAVRGVSGGERKRTTISEALATRASVIAWDNSTRGLDASTALDYARSLRIITDLAQRSTIATLYQVSESIFDLFDRVAIIDQGRCIYYGPRKFVRSYFYELGYDTPDRQTTADFVTALTDVNQVVFRPGMQNQAPKTAQDRERVWRSSNLYHQLEAEMESYEHHLAQAEQADQLKQTVRSEKRKGVNKGSSYTVSFWDQIVSCIWRQLLIKWGARGDLYVKLFTIISVSFMISSLFYKQPFDSEGVFTRGGILLFACLFNGWLQLSESFEAVAGRPMLSRHHQFAFYRPSAVVLARALVDIPFLLVQCLLSSIIIYFLANLRSDAGAFWIFYVYCFLSSYSLTALYRMCAAFSPGFNEAIRFSVLALNLLIIWVGYVLRRPQMNWMIWLSYAQPISYAFEGFLANELNYPINCTSQQIVPFGEVRDVAYQTCSLTGGEPGSVIVQSADYLSVTFGYSRSHIGRNVGVMIAFAVLYLIPTVIGAEIINFGGAGGGVTVFARTKAAKAKLAASKPAGNDDIEEKAVVAADIPSSSDSNGSITRANSPADPGKKGNGSDKQALTKTAQELDKKAIFTWKNVSLQLPTGRKLLDDITGYVKPGTITALMGASGAGKTTLLTALSQRGVSGNLSGDILVDGKPLGPGFQRDTGFVLQGDVHLASQTVREAIEFSALLRQPAEVSRAEKLADAKRAIELLELEDLQDALIGVPGFGLGVERRKRVTIAVELAAKPDLLLFLDEPTSGLDSAGAASIVRLIRRLASEGQAILCTIHQPSALLFESFDNLLLLQPGGKTAYMGQIGNERSKGSDRVREYFERNGAPACAPTTNVAEYMLEVVAQKTQKPWSERWKASPEAKALREQVDAINAERAGRAMIQDSRAEREYSATLKTQIIECTKRQFRDLWRDAPFAYGILFSNFVTGFAAGGGFAHLGNSTTDLQYRVFVVFLVILNFPATVNSIISKFWEMRITFTVREGPSKTYSWIAFMTAFVAVSIPIALVASVLFFLPSFFLPLYSQRSTVAGMWYFMIFLVTCYEMFFSLALAAACPTPVTAANLLPFLLPFIAIVNGVIKPKSTLPAPWSGLIYANPLYWYVRSMVGNVLHDLPVRCRQEDLAIFDAPANQSCAQYALEWVESVGGQLLNPDSNSRCEFCQYQVGDQFAATLGATWDFRWKGVGIVAGYTIGQLLLAYAAYWYFTEKGYGIGARLISALVEKVKRLGKRRQ, encoded by the coding sequence ATGGCATCCACCTCTCATCAGCCACCCATCGTGTCTCCCCCGGATATGCAAGACGTTGAGTCTACCAACAACATGGGTGCAGCTCCCCTGGCTTGCGTCTCCAGCAGAGGCACTTGGGGAGAGCCGGAACGTGGTGAACATGTCAACGTCGACCAAGCTATGCAGGATTTCCAGCTTGTACGACAGTCCTCGCGCGGATCTGTATCCAGCGCTAACGCAGCCGCATCTTCCTCCGGACTTCGAGGAGCATCCGCTATTGGTCGTGCTCTAAGCGGCGGAGACCATAAAAAGCAGCCAAAGATCAACGAAAACGAACTGGATCTCGAGAACGTCCCTTCCGAGGAAACCTACGAAAACGACTTTGATCTCGGCAAGTGGTTGCTCACACGCAGTGCACAAGCAAAAGACGAAGGCATTCATGATGGCAAGCCTGTAGGCATGCTCTGGAAAGACATCTCCATCATCGCACCTGGATCGGGTGGAGGAGGCATCTTTGTCAAGACTCTTCCCGTCGCCATCGCAAACACTGCCTGGAGAGATCCCATCGGAATACTCGCCACCTTGATCCCGCCCCTCTCCAAGCTCTCTATCGCGCGCAACAtgaccaccaccaccctTCTTTACAGCTCCAACGGTATCCTCAAGCCAGGCGAGATGCTTCTCGTTCTTGGTCGTCCTGGTTCTGGCTGTTCGACCATGCTTCGCGCCATCACGTCCAAGAACCACACCAACGTCTCTGCCTTGGGCAAAATCCTCTATGGTGGTCTGTCACCTGATCAGATCAATCGCAAGTATCGAGGCGAGGTTGTCTTTGTCGATGAAGAGGATACCCACTTTCCTACGCTCACCGTCGGGCAGACACTCCAGTTCGCCCTCAAGAACAAGGTCCCCCACCGATCGCGCCGACTTAAAGGAGAGTCCCGTCAACAATTTATCGAGACTTGCATCGAAGTCATGCTCAAGATGTTTGGTATGACGCATGTTCGCGACACCATCGTCGGTGATCAAGCCGTTCGCGGTGTCTCTGGAGGTGAACGTAAGAGGACGACAATCTCCGAGGCTCTCGCCACCCGTGCTAGTGTTATCGCTTGGGACAATTCGACCCGCGGTCTCGATGCATCCACCGCTCTCGACTATGCTCGTTCCCTTCGTATCATTACCGATCTCGCTCAGCgctccaccatcgccaCCCTCTATCAGGTATCAGAGAGCATCTTTGATCTTTTTGACCgcgtcgccatcatcgatcaGGGTCGTTGCATCTACTATGGCCCACGCAAGTTCGTTCGCTCCTACTTCTACGAGCTCGGCTACGATACGCCCGATCGTCAGACTACTGCCGACTTCGTCACCGCCCTCACCGACGTCAACCAAGTCGTATTCCGCCCGGGAATGCAGAATCAAGCGCCCAAAACGGCCCAAGACCGCGAACGAGTATGGAGGTCCAGTAATCTTTACCACCAACTGGAAGCTGAGATGGAATCCTACGAgcaccatctcgcccaGGCCGAGCAGGCAgaccagctcaagcagaccGTGCGTTCCGAAAAGCGCAAGGGAGTCAACAAAGGCTCCAGCTATACCGTCAGCTTCTGGGACCAAATTGTTAGCTGCATTTGGCGTCAACTCCTCATCAAGTGGGGCGCGAGAGGGGATCTTTACGTCAAGCtcttcaccatcatctcggTCTCGTTCATGATTTCGTCGCTCTTCTACAAACAGCCTTTCGACTCCGAGGGAGTTTTTACTCGCGGTGGTATTTTGctctttgcttgcttgttcAACGGCTGGCTTCAGCTTTCGGAGTCCTTCGAGGCTGTAGCCGGTCGTCCGATGCTCAGCCGACATCATCAATTTGCCTTCTATCGTCCATCAGCGGTGGTTTTGGCACGCGCTCTGGTGGATATTCCTTTCCTTCTGGTGCAGTGTTTACTCTCTTCCATCATCATCTACTTCCTGGCGAACTTGAGGAGCGACGCCGGTGCCTTTTGGATTTTTTACGTCTACTGTTTCCTCTCATCGTACTCCTTGACGGCTCTCTACCGAATGTGCGCCGCTTTCTCACCAGGCTTCAATGAGGCTATTCGCTTCTCGGTGCTCGCCCTGAATCTTCTCATCATCTGGGTGGGCTACGTACTTCGCAGACCACAAATGAACTGGATGATCTGGCTCAGCTATGCTCAGCCTATCAGCTACGCGTTCGAAGGCTTCCTTGCCAACGAACTCAACTACCCAATCAACTGCACATCTCAACAAATTGTTCCTTTTGGTGAGGTCAGAGATGTAGCCTACCAGACCTGCTCGCTCACCGGTGGAGAACCTGGCTCAGTCATTGTCCAAAGCGCCGACTACCTCTCCGTCACATTCGGCTACTCGAGATCTCACATTGGCCGCAACGTCGGTGTCATGATCGCGTTCGCTGTGCTTTACCTGATCCCGACGGTGATTGGAGCCGAGATCATAAACTTTGGAGGCGCCGGTGGCGGTGTCACTGTCTTTGCACGTACCAAGgctgccaaagccaagcttgctgcATCAAAACCCGCTGGTAACGATGACATCGAAGAAAAAGCTGTGGTGGCTGCCGATATTCCCAGCTCGTCTGacagcaacggcagcatCACGCGTGCCAATTCGCCTGCAGACCCCGGCAAAAAGGGCAACGGATCGGACAAGCAAGCATTGACGAAAACAGCACAAGAACTCGACAAGAAGGCCATCTTCACCTGGAAGAACGTCTCGCTTCAATTGCCGACTGGACGAAAGTTGCTAGACGATATCACCGGCTATGTCAAGCCGGGTACGATTACAGCGCTCATGGGAGCTTCCGGTGCCGGAAAGACCACGCTACTCACGGCGCTCTCGCAGCGAGGCGTGAGTGGCAACTTGTCCGGGGATAttctcgtcgatggcaagccACTAGGTCCCGGCTTCCAGCGGGACACCGGCTTCGTCCTCCAAGGCGATGTCCATCTCGCATCTCAGACCGTGCGTGAGGCAATCGAGTTCTCGGCGCTTCTCCGTCAGCCTGCCGAAGTTTCTCGTGCAGAGAAGCTTGCTGATGCAAAACGCGcaatcgagctgctcgaactCGAAGATCTGCAGGATGCGCTCATTGGTGTCCCTGGCTTTGGTCTCGGTGTCGAGCGCAGGAAACGTGTCACGATtgccgtcgagctggctgCCAAGCCCGAtttgctcctcttcctcgacgAGCCCACTTCTGGTCTGGACTCGGCCGGCGCAGCGTCGATTGTCCGTCTCATCCGTCGCCTCGCTAGCGAAGGACAGGCTATTCTTTGCACCATCCATCAGCCTAGTGCTTTGCTCTTCGAGTCGTTCGATAACCTGTTGCTGCTCCAGCCCGGTGGCAAGACGGCGTACATGGGTCAGATCGGCAACGAGCGTTCCAAAGGATCGGACAGAGTGCGCGAGTACTTTGAGCGCAATGGCGCACCGGCTTGCGCTCCGACCACCAACGTTGCAGAATACATGCTCGAGGTGGTTGCGCAAAAGACGCAAAAGCCGTGGTCCGAGCGATGGAAGGCATCGCCCGAGGCGAAAGCACTCCGTGAACAGGTTGACGCTATCAACGCAGAGCGTGCTGGTCGTGCCATGATCCAAGACTCGCGAGCCGAACGAGAGTATTCGGCTacgctcaagacgcagaTCATTGAGTGCACCAAGCGACAGTTTCGTGACCTATGGAGAGATGCACCCTTCGCCTACGGCATCCTCTTTTCCAACTTTGTCACTGGCTTCGCTGCAGGAGGTGGCTTTGCTCATCTGGGCAACTCGACCACCGACCTGCAGTATCGCGTCTTTGTGGTGTTCTTGGTGATTCTCAACTTCCCCGCCACTGTCAATTCGATCATCTCCAAGTTCTGGGAGATGCGCATCACGTTTACGGTGCGTGAGGGTCCCTCCAAGACTTACTCGTGGATCGCGTTTATGACGGCATTTGTGGCGGTGTCGATTCCCATCGCGCTGGTAGCATCggtgctcttcttccttcCGTCCTTTTTCCTTCCCTTGTATTCGCAGAGATCGACGGTGGCAGGCATGTGGTACTTTATGATTTTTCTGGTGACGTGCTACGAGATGTTTTTCTCACTTGCACTTGCCGCAGCTTGCCCTACTCCGGTGACGGCCGCCAATCTGCTGCCTTTCTTGCTGCCATTTATCGCGATTGTCAACGGCGTCATCAAGCCAAAATCGACACTGCCTGCCCCGTGGTCTGGGCTTATCTACGCCAATCCACTCTACTGGTACGTGCGCTCGATGGTAGGCAATGTTCTTCACGATCTCCCCGTTCGATGTCGACAGGAGGACCTGGCCATCTTCGACGCACCCGCCAATCAAAGCTGTGCACAGTATGCTCTTGAGTGGGTCGAGTCTGTAGGGGgtcagctgctcaaccctgacagcaacagccgaTGCGAGTTTTGCCAGTACCAGGTTGGTGATCAGTTTGCTGCTACGCTTGGCGCCACCTGGGATTTCCGCTGGAAAGGTGTTGGTATCGTAGCGGGCTACACGATCGGTCAACTGTTGTTGGCATACGCCGCATACTGGTACTTCACCGAAAAGGGCTACGGAATCGGCGCTCGGCTCATTTCGGCCCTCGTCGAGAAGGTCAAACGCCTTGGCAAGCGTCGCCAATAG
- a CDS encoding putative histone 3 codes for MASRARPSLADTSYPESTTYAETYEEASYASSSEGGGSAMLSRRAPSILSGISRRRFEEYSMPEPSLSNVGQKKRFKPGTVALREIRKYQKSTDLLLRKLPFARLVREIANDFVTSYEHGEYGSGLRWQSSAILALQEATEAFLVHLFEDANLCAIHGKRVTLMKKDFQLARRLRGRWDGLGGY; via the exons ATGGCTTCACGCGCAAGGCCTAGTTTGGCCGACACCTCGTATCCAGAATCCACGACATATGCAGAGACGTACGAAGAAGCCTCGTATGCGAGCTCTTCCGAGGGAGGCGGATCTGCCATGCTGTCTCGACGGGCGCCATCGATTCTATCCGGAATCTCGCGAAGGAGGTTCGAGGAGTACTCGATGCCTGAACCCAGTTTGA GCAACGTGGGTCAGAAGAAACGCTTCAAGCCCGGCACAGTGGCGCTGCGAGAGATTCGCAAATACCAGAAATCCACCGATCTTTTGCTGCGAAAACTTCCGTTTGCCCGACTTGTCCGCGAAATTGCCAACGACTTTGTCACCTCCTACGAGCATGGCGAATACGGCTCGGGCTTGCGATGGCAgagctcggccatcttggcgcTGCAGGAGGCGACTGAAGCCTTTCTCGTGCACTTGTTTGAAGACGC CAACCTGTGCGCGATCCATGGCAAGCGCGTGACACTCATGAAGAAAGACTTCCAGCTCGCAAGACGCCTGCGTGGCCGATGGGATGGTTTGGGCGGATACTAG